The proteins below are encoded in one region of Gadus macrocephalus chromosome 14, ASM3116895v1:
- the guca1g gene encoding guanylate cyclase activator 1g — protein MGQTESIDDEEITLQDIQELYRKFAFECPSGNLHLHEFKRIFGVNCTSSAEEAAYMENVFRSFDTNQDNKIDFMEYVAAIHLVLRGKLEDKLKWSFKVYDSDGNGCLDRREVKQLLTIIYMLKKHNNPTPQAKVEDICDRIFELVDVNNDERISLEEFMEGAQKDPWVLEQLKLDITPCGWFLNSKTRS, from the exons ATGGGTCAGACAGAGAGCATCGACGATGAGGAAATTACTCTTCAAGACATTCAGGAGCTCTACCGCAAATTTGCCTTTGAATGCCCGAGTGGAAACCTCCACCTGCACGAGTTCAAGCGGATCTTCGGTGTGAACTGCACCTCCAGCGCGGAGGAGGCCGCCTACATGGAGAACGTGTTCCGGTCCTTCGACACCAACCAG GACAACAAGATCGACTTCATGGAGTACGTAGCGGCCATTCACCTGGTCCTCCGAGGGAAGCTGGAGGACAAGCTCAAGTGGTCCTTCAAGGTGTATGACAGCGATGGCAATGGCTGTCTGGACAGGAGGGAAGTGAAGCAGCTGCTGACA ATTATCTACATGCTGAAGAAGCACAATAACCCCACTCCCCAAGCCAAGGTGGAGGACATCTGTGACCGGATATTTGAACTGGTCGATGTCAACAACGATG AGCGGATCTCTCTAGAGGAGTTCATGGAGGGAGCGCAGAAGGACCCGTGGGTCCTGGAGCAGCTCAAACTGGACATTACGCCGTGTGGCTGGTTCCTGAACAGCAAGACGAGGTCCTGA
- the guca1b gene encoding guanylyl cyclase-activating protein 2: MGQINQTGRYDEEIDVKALQEMYKMFVVECPSGVLFLHEFKRFFGVDPTGEASDYAEAMFRAFDRNGDNTIDFLEFVAALNLVFRGDLEHKLRWSFKVYDKDSNGYVDRSELRSIIDSIYRVNRSTKREWKDGPLSVDQVVDGILQAVDSDRDGHINLYEFIRGAQQDPWVLNMLKLDMNPAGWVLEQRRMSGH, encoded by the exons ATGGGGCAGATAAACCAAACGGGGAGGTACGACGAGGAGATCGACGTCAAGGCGCTTCAGGAGATGTACAAGATGTTTGTGGTGGAGTGTCCCAGCGGCGTGTTGTTCCTGCACGAGTTCAAGAGGTTCTTTGGGGTGGACCCGACGGGGGAGGCGTCCGACTACGCTGAGGCAATGTTCCGGGCGTTCGACAGGAACGGG GATAACACCATTGATTTCCTAGAGTTTGTGGCGGCGTTGAACCTGGTTTTCCGAGGCGACTTGGAGCACAAGCTGCGCTGGTCGTTCAAAGTGTACGACAAAGACAGCAACGGCTACGTGGACCGCAGCGAGTTGCGCTCCATCATCGAC agcatCTACCGAGTGAACAGAAGCACCAAGAGGGAGTGGAAGGACGGCCCGCTGAGCGTGGACCAGGTGGTGGACGGGATCCTGCAGGCGGTGGACTCCGACCGAGACG GTCATATTAATCTCTACGAGTTCATCCGAGGGGCCCAGCAGGACCCCTGGGTGCTGAACATGTTGAAGCTGGACATGAACCCCGCCGGGTGGGTGCTGGAGCAGAGGAGGATGAGTGGCCACTGA